One Algibacter sp. L3A6 genomic region harbors:
- a CDS encoding efflux RND transporter permease subunit, protein MRKLITYFIKYHVAVNIFILAFVLFGTIGILSLKSSFFPLTDSKIVTISVAYPGASPQEIEEGVVLKIEDNLKGLRGVDRVTSVSRENSGTITVEIETGENIDFMLLEVKNAVDRVPSFPTGMEPLIVAKQEEVRQTITFALSGDKIPLVTLKQLGRQVENDLRAIEGISQIEVSGYPEEEIEIAINEASLLAYDISFEDVSKAVSTSNILVTGGNIKTDTEEYLIRATNRSYYGKELSNIIIKATNNGKTVRLSDVAIIRDRFSETPNATYFNGELAVNITVTSTNSEDLISSAEKIKTYIEGYNQSHNNVKISIVRDLSITLNQRTQLLTENAIVGMILVLIFLSLFLNTRLAFWVAFGLPISFLGMFIFAAQFDVTINVLSLFGMIIVIGILVDDGIVIAENIYQHYEKGKTPVQAAIDGTMEVIPPVVSAIITTLLAFSLFLFLDSRIGEFFSEVSVIVILTLVVSLVEALIILPAHLAHSKALRKPVEEENPSKMKQFFSKMRIINKLGDRFMVFLRDKLYSPSLDFVLKYKMLSLSFFIGFLILTIGAIGGGVIGVTLFPSVASDRVSVELDMPNGTNVRVTDSIISMIQEKAYLVNKELSDKYLKGTGKELFENTILSLSSSSSAQLQINMLPGEERPNEINSSLVTNKLREAVGPVIGTERLIFGSGGNFGGSPVSVSLLSNNIEELKAAKLELKEVLKTNPLLKDVEDNDPAGIKEIQLELKESAYLLGLDLQTVMSQVRSGFFGTQAQRFQRGQDEIKVWVRYDLSNRKSINNLDDMRIMTPSGERVTLKDIATYTIARGDVAINHLEGQREIKVSADLKDPSSSATDIIDDIKLNVIPEIQSRYPTISTSYEGQNREAVKLSRSLKAAGIPILLLIYITIAFTFRSYSQPILLILLVPFSLTAVAWGHWMLDFPVNILSLLGIIALIGIMVNDGLVLIGKFNSNLKEGMTFDMALSDAGKSRFRAIFLTSVTTVAGLAPLLLEKSRQAQFLKPMAISISFGIAYATILTLLVLPLFLAFSNNIKKSSKWLVTGEEVTKEEVERAIKEQKEEHEH, encoded by the coding sequence ATGAGAAAGTTAATTACTTATTTTATTAAGTATCACGTTGCTGTAAATATTTTTATTTTAGCATTTGTATTGTTCGGTACTATCGGGATCTTATCGCTTAAGTCTTCGTTTTTCCCTTTAACCGATTCTAAAATAGTAACCATAAGCGTTGCTTATCCAGGTGCATCTCCGCAAGAAATAGAAGAAGGTGTTGTTTTAAAAATAGAAGATAACTTAAAAGGATTACGCGGTGTAGATAGAGTAACATCGGTTTCTAGAGAAAATAGCGGAACCATTACTGTTGAAATTGAAACGGGTGAAAATATAGATTTTATGTTATTAGAAGTTAAGAACGCGGTAGATCGTGTGCCTTCTTTTCCAACAGGTATGGAACCTTTAATTGTTGCTAAGCAAGAGGAAGTTCGCCAAACTATTACATTCGCTTTAAGTGGGGATAAGATTCCGTTGGTTACTCTAAAACAATTAGGTCGCCAAGTTGAAAACGATTTAAGAGCTATTGAAGGGATTTCGCAAATTGAAGTATCTGGCTATCCGGAAGAAGAAATTGAAATAGCAATAAACGAAGCTAGTTTATTGGCTTATGATATTAGTTTTGAAGATGTTTCTAAAGCCGTAAGCACATCTAATATATTAGTTACTGGTGGAAATATTAAAACAGACACCGAAGAATATTTAATTCGTGCAACCAACAGGTCTTACTACGGAAAAGAACTTTCTAATATTATTATAAAAGCCACTAATAATGGTAAAACTGTTCGTTTAAGTGATGTTGCTATAATTAGAGATCGCTTTTCTGAAACTCCAAATGCGACTTATTTTAATGGGGAATTGGCTGTAAACATTACAGTAACAAGTACAAATAGTGAAGATTTAATTAGTTCTGCAGAAAAAATTAAAACCTATATAGAGGGATACAATCAAAGTCATAATAACGTTAAAATTTCGATTGTTAGAGATTTATCTATCACACTTAACCAAAGAACACAGCTATTAACAGAGAACGCTATTGTTGGGATGATTTTGGTATTGATCTTCCTATCCTTATTCTTAAATACACGTTTAGCGTTTTGGGTGGCTTTTGGATTACCTATTTCGTTTTTAGGGATGTTTATTTTTGCAGCACAATTTGATGTTACTATAAATGTATTATCCCTTTTCGGGATGATTATCGTTATCGGTATTTTAGTGGATGATGGTATTGTTATTGCCGAAAATATATATCAGCATTACGAAAAAGGTAAAACGCCAGTTCAAGCTGCCATCGATGGTACTATGGAAGTTATTCCGCCGGTAGTTTCTGCAATTATTACCACATTGTTGGCATTTTCGTTATTCCTCTTTTTAGATAGTAGAATTGGGGAGTTTTTCAGTGAAGTATCTGTAATTGTAATATTAACACTAGTTGTTTCTTTAGTTGAAGCATTAATTATTTTACCTGCGCATTTAGCACATTCTAAAGCGCTTCGGAAACCAGTAGAAGAGGAAAACCCTTCTAAGATGAAACAGTTTTTCTCTAAAATGCGTATTATTAATAAGCTAGGAGATCGCTTTATGGTATTCTTGCGTGATAAGCTTTATAGTCCGTCTCTAGATTTCGTTTTAAAATATAAAATGCTTTCATTGAGCTTTTTTATTGGGTTTTTAATACTCACTATTGGTGCTATTGGTGGAGGTGTAATAGGTGTAACCTTATTTCCATCTGTTGCCAGTGATAGAGTTTCAGTAGAATTAGATATGCCTAACGGCACCAATGTAAGGGTTACCGATTCTATTATTTCAATGATTCAGGAAAAGGCTTATTTAGTTAATAAAGAGTTATCTGATAAATACTTAAAAGGTACCGGGAAAGAGTTGTTTGAAAATACAATTCTGTCTTTATCAAGTTCGTCTAGTGCGCAATTGCAAATAAACATGCTACCTGGTGAAGAGCGACCGAATGAAATAAATTCTAGTTTAGTAACTAATAAATTGCGAGAAGCCGTTGGACCTGTAATTGGAACTGAACGTTTAATTTTTGGTTCGGGCGGTAATTTTGGTGGTAGTCCAGTATCGGTTTCTTTATTAAGTAATAATATTGAAGAGCTAAAAGCAGCCAAGCTCGAGTTGAAAGAGGTTTTAAAAACCAATCCATTATTAAAAGATGTCGAGGATAATGATCCGGCAGGAATAAAGGAAATTCAATTAGAATTAAAAGAAAGCGCGTATCTACTTGGTTTAGATTTACAAACAGTCATGTCTCAGGTACGTTCTGGTTTTTTTGGAACTCAAGCACAGCGTTTTCAACGTGGACAAGATGAAATAAAGGTTTGGGTGCGTTACGATTTATCTAACCGTAAGTCTATAAATAATCTAGACGATATGCGTATTATGACGCCTTCAGGAGAACGTGTTACTTTAAAAGATATCGCAACATATACTATTGCCAGAGGAGATGTGGCTATAAATCATTTAGAAGGTCAGCGGGAAATAAAAGTATCTGCAGATTTAAAAGACCCTAGTTCTAGTGCTACAGATATTATAGATGATATTAAACTGAATGTTATTCCAGAAATTCAGTCTAGATATCCAACAATTTCAACATCTTATGAAGGTCAAAACAGAGAAGCCGTAAAATTATCTCGATCATTGAAAGCAGCGGGAATTCCAATTCTGTTACTTATTTATATCACAATAGCGTTTACCTTCAGAAGTTATAGTCAACCTATTTTACTTATATTATTAGTGCCTTTTAGTTTAACAGCAGTGGCTTGGGGGCATTGGATGTTAGATTTTCCTGTAAATATATTATCGCTTTTAGGTATCATCGCTTTAATAGGTATTATGGTGAATGATGGGTTGGTACTTATTGGGAAATTCAATTCTAACTTAAAGGAAGGAATGACTTTCGATATGGCACTTTCTGATGCTGGAAAATCTAGATTTAGAGCTATTTTCTTAACTTCAGTAACAACTGTAGCTGGTTTGGCGCCTTTATTATTAGAAAAAAGTAGACAAGCACAATTTTTAAAACCTATGGCAATTTCAATTTCTTTCGGTATTGCTTATGCAACTATTCTAACTTTATTAGTATTACCGTTATTCTTAGCATTTAGTAACAATATTAAAAAGAGTTCTAAGTGGTTAGTAACCGGAGAAGAAGTAACTAAAGAAGAAGTAGAACGCGCCATTAAAGAACAAAAAGAAGAGCATGAACATTAA
- a CDS encoding TolC family protein: protein MNIKIVFFSIVFLLQAPMFAQELITPEKAVSLALENNYGIKIAKTDVEIAENNADILNSGYLPTLAGNAGANYNLDDTEVGFSDGTNRILNGAESSSYNASVDLDYTLFDGLGRSYDYKQFKETKQLTELQARETIENTIVQLFTIYYNVAELIENEDALSQTLTISKERLIRAEYQFDYGQANKLASLNAEVDINNDSISLMNTLQELNNAKRDLNFVLGNTIPDDFTIDTEVAFDNLYDKSELLAKTRDNNISILQVNKNIDINALGIKSETSAYLPTVGLSGSYGWNKNNNNAASFAAYSINTGLSAGLSLSWNLFDGGSTITNVRNAKVNLEAQKILKEQLLVSIVRDFNNAWDDYENKLRVYRLQEHNIKTAENNFDRTEEQFKLGQINSIEFRQAQLNLLNAELSRNQAKYLAKIAEMQMLQISGDLLNIEF from the coding sequence ATGAACATTAAAATTGTCTTTTTTAGTATAGTATTCCTTTTGCAAGCTCCAATGTTTGCTCAAGAGTTAATAACGCCAGAAAAAGCGGTAAGCTTAGCTTTAGAGAATAATTACGGGATAAAAATCGCTAAAACCGATGTGGAAATAGCCGAAAATAATGCCGATATTTTAAACTCTGGTTATTTACCAACCTTAGCAGGTAATGCAGGAGCCAATTATAACTTAGATGATACTGAGGTAGGATTTTCCGATGGAACCAATAGGATTTTGAATGGAGCAGAAAGTTCTAGTTATAATGCATCTGTGGATTTAGATTATACCTTGTTTGATGGTTTAGGCCGATCTTACGATTATAAACAATTTAAAGAAACAAAGCAGTTAACAGAGTTACAAGCACGCGAAACTATTGAAAACACGATAGTGCAATTGTTTACAATATATTATAATGTAGCAGAACTTATTGAAAATGAAGATGCTCTTTCTCAAACATTAACTATCTCTAAAGAAAGATTAATTAGAGCGGAATATCAATTTGATTATGGTCAAGCTAATAAACTAGCTAGTCTTAATGCAGAAGTCGATATTAATAATGATAGCATTAGTTTAATGAACACCTTGCAAGAACTTAATAATGCAAAACGCGATTTAAATTTTGTTTTAGGTAACACCATACCCGATGATTTTACTATTGATACAGAAGTTGCTTTTGATAATCTATATGATAAAAGTGAGCTTTTAGCGAAGACAAGAGATAATAATATTAGTATTCTCCAGGTTAATAAAAATATAGATATTAATGCTTTAGGAATAAAATCGGAAACTTCGGCATATCTGCCAACAGTTGGTTTATCCGGGAGTTATGGATGGAATAAAAACAACAATAATGCTGCTTCTTTTGCTGCATACTCCATTAATACAGGACTTTCTGCTGGATTAAGTTTAAGTTGGAATTTATTTGATGGTGGAAGTACTATTACAAATGTGAGAAATGCTAAGGTAAATTTAGAAGCTCAAAAAATACTTAAAGAGCAACTATTAGTATCTATAGTAAGAGATTTTAATAATGCTTGGGATGACTATGAGAATAAGTTACGTGTTTATAGACTACAGGAGCATAATATTAAAACGGCTGAGAATAATTTTGATAGAACAGAAGAGCAATTTAAGCTTGGACAGATAAATTCGATAGAGTTTAGACAAGCACAACTAAACCTATTGAATGCAGAATTAAGTCGTAATCAGGCTAAATATCTAGCAAAAATAGCCGAAATGCAAATGTTACAGATAAGTGGTGATTTGTTAAATATAGAGTTTTAG
- a CDS encoding ABC-F family ATP-binding cassette domain-containing protein, with product MMNIHNLSVSFQGEYLFEDITFKLGNGDRIGLIGKNGAGKSTMLKILSKEMEPDTGQIAADKELKIGFLKQDIDFILGRTVLEEAYEAFVEIKELEAKMEEVNTQMAERTDYESEGYHQLMVDINDLQHQYDILGGYNYQGDTEKILQGLGFKREDFGKLTDTFSGGWRMRIELAKLLLQNNDILLLDEPTNHLDIESIIWLESFLRNYTGAVAIVSHDKMFLDNVTNRTIEISLGRIYDYPKPYSKFLVLREELRTQQLASQKNQQKQIEQTEKLIEKFRAKASKATMAQSLIKKLDKIDRIEVDEDDNSVMTLNFPVSITPGKVVVETNKISKKYGDNQVLSAIDLLIERDTKTAFVGQNGQGKSTLAKIMVGDIKHDGELKLGHNVQIGYFAQNQAEYLDGNKTVLDTMIDAANETNRSKVRDILGSFLFRGDEAEKYVRVLSGGERNRLALAKLMLQPFNVLIMDEPTNHLDIKSKNVLKEALKRFEGTLILVSHDRDFLQGLTHTVYEFKDQQIKKYLGDIDYYLEKRNVDSLREVEKRTVIKEVPKEKNQQSYEDQKKIKSLNNKLSNVESKISEMERKIKKIDAELEINYEEVSSKPNFFDDYQKMKSDLQNFMQKWEDIQMEIEKF from the coding sequence ATGATGAACATTCATAATTTATCGGTTTCATTTCAAGGCGAATACTTGTTTGAAGATATTACATTTAAACTTGGAAACGGCGATAGAATAGGCCTTATTGGAAAAAATGGGGCTGGAAAATCGACCATGCTTAAAATTTTATCGAAAGAAATGGAGCCTGATACAGGACAAATTGCTGCAGATAAAGAATTAAAGATTGGCTTTTTAAAACAGGATATCGATTTTATTTTAGGTCGTACGGTTTTAGAGGAGGCTTACGAGGCTTTTGTTGAAATTAAGGAATTGGAGGCCAAAATGGAAGAGGTTAACACTCAAATGGCCGAACGTACCGATTATGAGAGTGAAGGTTACCACCAATTAATGGTAGATATCAATGATTTACAGCATCAATACGATATTTTAGGAGGTTACAATTACCAAGGAGATACTGAAAAGATTTTACAAGGTTTAGGCTTTAAACGTGAAGATTTTGGAAAACTTACCGATACTTTTTCGGGTGGATGGCGTATGCGTATTGAGTTGGCTAAATTATTATTACAAAATAATGACATCTTACTACTCGATGAGCCTACCAATCACTTGGATATTGAATCTATTATTTGGTTAGAAAGCTTTTTAAGAAACTATACCGGTGCCGTAGCTATTGTATCTCACGATAAAATGTTTTTGGATAATGTTACTAATAGAACTATTGAAATTTCTTTAGGAAGAATATATGATTACCCTAAACCGTATTCTAAGTTTTTAGTATTGCGTGAGGAATTGAGAACGCAACAATTGGCTTCTCAAAAAAATCAACAAAAACAAATTGAGCAAACCGAGAAGCTTATTGAGAAGTTTAGAGCGAAAGCATCTAAGGCTACTATGGCGCAATCGCTTATTAAAAAGCTTGATAAAATTGATAGAATTGAAGTTGATGAGGATGATAATAGCGTAATGACGCTTAACTTCCCAGTATCTATTACACCAGGGAAAGTAGTAGTTGAAACCAACAAAATCTCCAAAAAATATGGTGACAATCAAGTTTTAAGTGCTATTGATTTACTTATTGAACGTGATACTAAAACCGCTTTTGTGGGTCAGAACGGACAAGGTAAATCTACACTTGCCAAAATAATGGTAGGAGATATTAAACATGACGGTGAATTAAAATTGGGACATAATGTGCAGATTGGATATTTTGCTCAAAACCAAGCCGAGTATTTAGATGGTAACAAAACCGTTTTAGATACCATGATTGATGCTGCAAATGAAACGAACCGTAGTAAGGTTCGAGATATTTTAGGGTCGTTTTTGTTTAGAGGAGACGAGGCTGAAAAATATGTACGTGTACTTTCGGGTGGTGAGCGTAACCGTTTGGCGTTAGCAAAATTAATGTTGCAACCGTTTAACGTGCTAATAATGGATGAGCCTACCAATCACTTAGATATTAAATCTAAAAATGTATTGAAGGAGGCTTTAAAGCGCTTTGAAGGTACGTTAATATTAGTTTCGCATGATCGTGATTTTCTACAAGGGTTAACGCATACGGTTTACGAGTTTAAAGACCAGCAAATAAAGAAATACCTAGGTGATATTGATTATTACTTAGAGAAACGAAATGTAGATAGTTTACGTGAGGTTGAAAAACGTACGGTAATTAAGGAAGTTCCGAAGGAAAAAAATCAGCAATCTTACGAAGATCAAAAGAAAATAAAATCTTTAAATAATAAATTAAGCAACGTTGAGTCTAAAATTAGCGAGATGGAGCGCAAAATTAAAAAGATAGATGCTGAGCTTGAAATTAATTATGAAGAAGTTTCATCTAAACCAAATTTCTTTGATGATTACCAAAAAATGAAATCTGATTTGCAGAATTTTATGCAAAAATGGGAAGATATTCAAATGGAAATTGAAAAGTTTTAG
- a CDS encoding efflux RND transporter periplasmic adaptor subunit produces MRNFILSGIGILFIGFSVFFAKKLIDEKNKPKPIKEKVVKMVLTDTVVNSTIQIVIPANGSLVAKRRMEIYSEVEGIFKSSNILFKPGQKYRKGQTLIRVDASEYYSSVQSAKSNLYNDIAAIMPDLRLDFTDVFQKWQDYLSSFDLNKTTPELPKMTSDKENYFITGRGIVSSYYNVKNLEQRLFKYNISAPFSGILTEALVTEGSLVRGGQKLGEFIDPSVYEMEVALSKSYASMLKVGETVKLTNLDKTETYTGLVSRVNGSVDATTQTITAYIDVKDDTLKEGLYLEAQLDARDEEDAIEIDRGLLSESNEIFIVRDSLLDVMPAKPVYFSETKVVLKNVPNGTVILKKAVPGAYAGMLVKPFKTTDKTDDK; encoded by the coding sequence ATGCGAAATTTTATACTTTCCGGCATAGGAATTTTATTCATTGGGTTTTCTGTTTTTTTTGCTAAAAAACTCATTGACGAAAAGAACAAACCTAAACCTATTAAGGAGAAAGTTGTAAAAATGGTTCTTACTGATACCGTTGTAAATAGTACAATTCAGATTGTAATTCCGGCAAACGGAAGCTTGGTTGCTAAGCGTCGTATGGAAATTTACTCGGAAGTTGAAGGGATTTTTAAATCGTCTAATATTCTTTTTAAACCAGGGCAAAAGTACAGAAAAGGGCAAACGCTTATACGTGTAGATGCTTCGGAATATTACTCAAGTGTTCAATCTGCCAAAAGTAATTTATATAACGATATTGCGGCAATAATGCCAGATTTGCGTTTAGATTTTACAGATGTTTTTCAGAAATGGCAAGATTATCTTTCTAGTTTCGATTTAAATAAAACAACACCAGAGTTACCAAAAATGACTTCGGATAAAGAAAACTATTTTATTACCGGTCGTGGTATTGTATCTAGTTATTACAATGTTAAAAATTTAGAACAGCGTTTATTTAAGTATAATATTTCTGCTCCTTTTTCGGGTATTTTAACTGAAGCCTTAGTAACGGAAGGTTCTTTGGTGAGAGGCGGACAGAAATTAGGTGAGTTTATTGATCCTTCTGTATACGAAATGGAAGTAGCCTTAAGTAAAAGTTATGCTAGTATGCTTAAAGTTGGCGAAACTGTGAAACTGACTAATTTAGATAAAACCGAAACTTATACAGGTCTTGTGTCTCGCGTTAACGGAAGCGTAGACGCTACCACGCAAACCATTACGGCTTATATTGATGTTAAGGACGATACTTTAAAAGAAGGCTTGTATCTCGAAGCGCAACTAGACGCTCGGGATGAGGAGGATGCTATAGAAATCGATAGAGGATTATTATCAGAAAGTAACGAGATTTTTATTGTTAGAGATAGTTTACTTGATGTAATGCCTGCTAAACCTGTCTATTTTTCTGAAACAAAAGTGGTTTTAAAGAATGTGCCAAATGGTACAGTAATTCTTAAAAAGGCAGTGCCAGGCGCTTACGCCGGAATGCTTGTTAAGCCTTTTAAAACAACAGATAAAACGGACGATAAATAA
- a CDS encoding helix-turn-helix domain-containing protein produces the protein MKTQNEHWRKKSYQKATLETKLLVVDQILSGQLSNNQASKKYDVPRTTITYWLRKYSTLVQQNTGMSKNDEIKKLKEKIEELEFQKDFQQDIIADMELITGVDMSKKSLPKTLAKEIEQKKKQRIKENGSMDVLGFLNKPSTKD, from the coding sequence TGAAAACACAAAATGAACACTGGCGAAAAAAAAGCTACCAAAAAGCAACTTTAGAGACCAAACTTTTAGTCGTTGACCAAATCCTTAGCGGACAATTATCCAATAACCAAGCTTCAAAAAAATACGATGTCCCTCGAACAACCATTACCTATTGGTTAAGAAAATATAGTACCTTAGTACAACAAAATACGGGTATGAGTAAAAACGATGAAATTAAAAAGTTAAAGGAAAAAATTGAAGAACTGGAGTTCCAAAAAGACTTCCAACAAGACATTATTGCTGATATGGAACTCATTACAGGCGTCGATATGTCAAAAAAGTCATTGCCCAAAACATTAGCAAAAGAGATAGAGCAAAAGAAAAAACAGCGTATAAAAGAAAATGGCTCTATGGATGTTTTGGGATTTCTAAACAAGCCTTCTACAAAAGACTAA
- a CDS encoding tyrosine-type recombinase/integrase, with translation MSNLNRILTFEHESEHDLEHSLPLKNLFSAPKIYNAKGDLSKRWYVYFSYRNPKTGKLQRMQNVYGKANKYTTKEDRLFVLTVYKRSLLKLLKEGFNPFEDNTALLAKRNAKVKRSKAKPSSEVDTEKDKETGVPAMSIKEAFNFGLKLKEKLLSKTTKRAYENRIKNFIKWVEDVHPEIHTIDKVDRKLVTQFLNHVLDNTSARNRNNFRVDLSSLIQVLEDNDIVATNFVKRIPVLKSIPQRNKTYSKEKQEEIYKYLEKEDTLLLLYIKFISYNFLRPIEVCRLKVGDIDLKNKVIKFKAKNSPLKTKIIPDLLINDLPDLSTMNKSLCLFTPDQIGGKWETDVDNKRDYFSKRFKKVVKDPFGLGKDYGLYSFRHTYITKLYRALVKGSSPFEAKSKLMLITGHSSMSALQKYLRDIDAELPEDYSEHIK, from the coding sequence ATGTCTAATTTGAACAGAATCCTTACATTTGAACACGAAAGTGAACACGATTTAGAACACAGTCTCCCATTGAAGAATTTATTTTCCGCACCCAAAATTTATAATGCCAAAGGTGATTTGAGCAAACGTTGGTATGTGTATTTTTCATATCGCAATCCTAAAACAGGGAAATTACAACGTATGCAGAACGTCTACGGTAAAGCGAATAAATATACCACTAAGGAAGATCGACTTTTTGTATTAACTGTATATAAGCGAAGCTTACTAAAACTCCTAAAAGAAGGATTTAATCCTTTTGAAGATAATACAGCCTTACTAGCTAAACGAAACGCAAAAGTTAAACGATCTAAGGCAAAACCATCTTCAGAAGTTGATACTGAGAAAGACAAGGAAACAGGTGTACCTGCAATGTCAATAAAGGAAGCTTTCAACTTTGGATTAAAACTGAAAGAAAAATTACTAAGTAAAACGACGAAACGAGCCTATGAGAATAGGATCAAGAATTTTATAAAATGGGTTGAAGATGTGCATCCAGAAATACACACGATAGACAAGGTCGATAGAAAGCTTGTAACCCAGTTTTTAAACCATGTACTTGACAATACAAGCGCACGTAATCGCAACAATTTTAGAGTAGATTTAAGTAGCTTAATACAGGTTTTGGAAGATAATGATATCGTGGCAACGAATTTCGTGAAACGTATTCCAGTATTAAAAAGCATACCACAGCGCAATAAAACTTATAGTAAGGAAAAGCAAGAAGAAATATATAAATACTTAGAAAAGGAAGACACCTTGTTATTGCTGTATATTAAATTTATCTCCTATAATTTTTTGAGACCAATCGAAGTTTGCCGATTAAAGGTTGGAGATATCGATCTAAAAAATAAAGTAATTAAGTTTAAAGCTAAAAACAGTCCTTTAAAAACAAAGATTATTCCTGATTTACTAATCAACGATTTACCCGATCTCTCTACGATGAATAAATCTCTGTGTTTATTTACTCCAGATCAAATAGGAGGAAAGTGGGAAACCGATGTAGATAATAAACGAGATTACTTTTCTAAGCGTTTTAAAAAAGTAGTTAAAGACCCTTTTGGACTCGGGAAAGACTATGGTTTATATAGTTTTAGGCACACTTATATTACAAAACTATACCGCGCATTGGTAAAAGGATCTTCACCATTTGAAGCAAAAAGTAAACTGATGTTAATCACTGGGCATTCATCGATGTCCGCTCTTCAAAAATATCTTAGAGATATTGATGCGGAGTTACCCGAAGATTATTCAGAACACATAAAATAG
- a CDS encoding DUF983 domain-containing protein: MFKKGSKVYSIFTGTCPKCQEESMYTNKNPYVLTETLNMHEKCSNCGTKYKIEPSFFYGAMYVSYGVGIAFAVAAFVISSFVFDATLNGIFIAIIATLIGFMPVIMRVSRNIWINLFMSYDKKLAKK, from the coding sequence ATGTTTAAAAAAGGCTCAAAAGTATATAGTATTTTCACGGGAACTTGTCCTAAATGTCAAGAAGAATCTATGTACACCAACAAAAACCCATATGTACTTACCGAAACCTTAAACATGCACGAAAAATGCAGTAATTGTGGTACAAAATACAAGATAGAACCATCATTTTTCTATGGCGCTATGTACGTGAGTTACGGTGTTGGTATAGCTTTTGCCGTTGCGGCCTTTGTAATTAGCAGTTTTGTGTTCGATGCGACTTTAAATGGAATATTCATCGCTATTATTGCAACACTTATTGGTTTTATGCCGGTAATTATGAGGGTTTCTAGAAATATTTGGATCAATCTTTTTATGAGTTACGACAAAAAATTAGCAAAAAAATAA
- a CDS encoding Two component regulator three Y domain protein — MKNLNYILIFCLITSYSFASISKVQKNALVALYNATNGDQWNTSWNLEADVESWFGLTIENNNIVEINLQFNNLKGELPTELGDLTDLRKLNLGFNQLSGEIPTSISNLTELTALELFMNKLVGQIPSGIGQLKNIEYIKLYSNQLTGDIPESLMGLSQLKELLLSSNYLTGTISPNIHALENLEKLGLMDNKMNGEIPVELAQLHNLEELMLSSNSFSGNLPIEFISLTKLNTLMVSDNNLNQEYITVSGNTPQNLSNMVLQSATAIMDIEKE; from the coding sequence ATGAAAAATTTAAACTACATTTTAATCTTCTGTTTAATAACAAGTTATTCATTTGCTAGTATATCGAAAGTACAGAAAAATGCTTTAGTCGCTCTATACAATGCAACAAATGGAGATCAATGGAATACGTCATGGAATTTAGAAGCAGACGTAGAGTCTTGGTTTGGACTTACTATCGAAAACAATAATATAGTAGAAATTAATCTTCAATTTAATAACTTAAAAGGTGAGTTACCTACCGAACTAGGAGATTTAACCGATTTAAGAAAACTTAATTTAGGATTTAATCAACTTTCTGGTGAAATACCTACTTCAATTTCAAACTTAACCGAGTTAACAGCTTTGGAGTTGTTTATGAATAAATTAGTAGGACAAATACCTTCAGGTATTGGGCAATTAAAGAATATTGAATACATTAAACTTTATAGTAATCAATTAACAGGTGATATTCCTGAATCTTTAATGGGACTTTCTCAATTAAAAGAACTTTTATTAAGCAGTAATTATTTAACAGGAACAATATCTCCAAATATCCATGCTTTAGAAAACTTAGAAAAATTAGGTTTAATGGATAATAAAATGAACGGAGAAATTCCAGTAGAATTAGCTCAACTTCATAATCTTGAAGAATTAATGTTATCTTCAAATAGTTTTTCTGGTAATTTACCAATAGAGTTTATTAGCCTTACAAAATTAAATACATTAATGGTGAGCGATAATAACTTAAATCAAGAATACATTACAGTATCTGGTAATACACCTCAAAACTTATCTAACATGGTGTTGCAAAGTGCTACCGCTATTATGGATATTGAAAAAGAATAG